The following is a genomic window from Streptomyces sp. BHT-5-2.
CGACCAGGACGCCCGCCTGATTGGCGAGGACGAACAGCACCGTCCACTTGGCGAGCTTGGCGGCCTTGCCCAGGCCGTGGCCGCGCCAGTCGAACCGGAGCCGCAGTTTGAAGTCGGCGTCGCGGAGATACGGGATCATCGCCAGCGCCTGGACCACCAGACCCAGGAGGGTGCCGATGCCGAGCAGGCGGATGCCCTCGTCGGGGATCGTGGTGACGCCGATGTGGGAGGTCTTCGCCGTGCCGTAGACCCAGATGAACAGGCCGAAGGTGGCGATCATGACGATGTTGTTGAGGACCGGGGTCCACATCATCGCGCCGAAGCGGCCACGGGCGTTGAGGATCTGGCCCATGACGACGTGCAGGCCCATGAAGAAGATCGTGGGCACGCAGTAGCGGGTGAAGGCGACCGCGACCTCGTTGGCCGCCGGATCGCGGGAGATGTCGAACGAGACCAGCTTCACCAACAGAGGCGCGGCGAACACCGCGAGTATCGTCAGGGCGCCCAGGACGACGATGACGAGGGTGAGCAGCCGGTTGGCGTATGCCTCGCCGCCGTCGTCGTCCTCCTTCATGGCGCGGACGAGCTGCGGGACGAAGACGGAGTTCAGGCCGCCGCCGATGGTCAGGATGAAGATCATCGTCGGCAGCTGGTAGGCCACCTGCCAGGAGTCGCCGAGCACCGCGCCGCCGAGCGCCGCGACGATCAGGGCCGAGCGGACGAAGCCGGTGAGCCGGGAGACCATCGTGCCGGCGGCCATCACGGCGCTGGACTTCAGCAGTCCGGAGGCACGGCCGCCGGACTGCTTGCCGGCCGCCGCGACGGGCGCGGGCTCCGGCTCGGGCTCCTCGGCGAGCTGCTGCGCCACCGGCTCGGGGCCGGGCGCCGTCGCGGGCGTCGGCCCGCTGGCGGGGGACGGCTCGGGGCGCGGCGGCTGGTAGGGCTGCTGCTGGTCCCGGTAGAGGTGGGCGAACGCGTCGCGCTCGGAGCGTTCGTCGCCACCCTGGGCCATCAGCGCGTCGCCGCCGGCGAACTGCACCGTCGCGTCGGGGTCGCCGTGCGAAAGATCGTGGGCGGGCGCCTGTGGCGCCGCCGGTGCCGCCGCGGGCCACTGTTGGGGGCCGGGCGGCTGCTGGTAGAGCGGATGCGCGGGCTGCCCCGGGGAAGGCGGCGGTGCGTCACGGCCGTAGCCGGGCTCGGTGGCCGGGTCCTGGGCCGTGGGGGCCGATGCCTGGTGCGGATCGTTGCGGTGGGCGTCCTGGACGTAGGAGTCCTGGTCCGTGGGCAACGGAGGCGTCGGAGGGACCGCCCCCGAGGGATCGCCATGGGCGCCCCGGCCGCGGCCACCGTCATACGGCGCATTCATCGCTGCCCCACCTCATCCGTCGCCGGGCCTCCGGCCCCGTCGTCTATCAACGGTCCACTTTCTCACCCGAGCCGGAGGGCCCGGACTTTTCCGATCCGGTGTCCGGCGCGGGGTCACTCGGCTGCTCGGGGCCGCCGCCGGCCGTGTCACCGTCCTCGCCGTCCTTGTCCTCGGCGGCGGAACCGCCGTTGTCCTCGTCGTTTCCCTCGTCCTCGGGGTCCTCGGCGGCCGCCCGCTTGCGCTGGAGGTAGATCCGGACGCCGGCGAGCACGAGCAGCAGGACACCGCCGGCGATGACGAGCATCACAGTGGCGGTGATCTCGGTGACGTTCACGCGGAACGTCATGGGCTCACCGTAGGGCTTGCCGTCCGAGGTGTAGAGCTGGGCGGTCACCCAGGCGAGACCGTTGGCGTTCGCCGTGGTCTCGAACTTGAACGACTGGCTGTGGCCGCCGTCCACCTTGATCAGTTGTGACTTGCCCACGTCCAGGCGGTTGGGCTGTGAGGAGGTCAGCTTCAGGGTCAGGCCCTTGACGCCCTGCAGGAGGTTGTTCTGGACCGTCACCGGGATCGTGGCGCTGCGGCCGGAGAGCGTCGCCTCCGACTTGGGGATCAGATGGACCTTCTTGGACAGGCCGTCGAGATAGCCGCGGACCGAGGCGCGGAAGGCGGCTGCGCCCTTGGTGTCGCCCCGCCAAGACGTGGACATCTCGCGCATTATGGCGTTGCCGAACGGGGTGACCACGCGCTCCGGCTGGGCCAGGACCACCTGGAAGTCGGCCAGGGCGGTCTGGGTGTCCTCGATCTGCTGGAAGGCGTCGCCGGGCAGCTCCTCCCGACGCAGCCACGACGGGTACGCGGAGCGGGCGGGGATCTGGCGGTTGGCGTCCGGGTCGGGCTTGGCCTTGGCGGCGTCGCCGAGTTTCGTCGGCTGGACCCAGCCCGCCGACTCCAGGTTCCGCAGCGCGCCCGCCATCGCCTGGGCCTGGCTCAGCGAGGGCATCCGCTGCGGTGCGACGACGATGCTGCGCTGCTGCTCCGGATTCTCCAGGCCGATCATCTGAGCCTCGGCGAGGAACTCCTGGATCGCCAGGCTGGCGTTCCCGGATTTCGACATGTCGCCTTCGAAGGCCCGGGACAGCTGGGTGTCGGTGACGATGGCGGTGTTGCCGCCGCCGATGGGCCGGGCGGCGGTCGGGGTGTACGGCAGGCTGTTGTCCCGCAGGCTGTCGCTGCGGGTGATGACGTTGTGGGCGCCGGCCGACGTGGCGACGTCGACGACCGAGGAGTCGATGGCGCCGTTCACCGGCCAGGTGAAGTCGGTGCGCGGCTTCACCCCGAGGATGGTGTCCACGGCCTTCGAGGCGAGTTCGGTGGCCGGGCCGAGGTGGCTGAGCGAGCTGGGCACGCTCTTGCCGTGGTGGGCGAGCGAGGCCAGGTCCGGGTCGCCGAACGGCAGGGCGACGACCTCGTGGCCCTTCACGGCGTTCTCGAGATCGTTGAGCCACTGCTTGGCGACGGCTTGGTTCTTGCCCATCGGGCCGTCCGGGCCGTGCACGCGGTACGGCTTGGTCATCGCGTCGACGGTCGCGAGCAGATCGGGGTCGATGACAAAGGTCACCGGGAGGTTCTTGCCGAGCTCGACCATCTTCTGGAGCCGGCCGCCGTCCGCGATCTCCGCGGCGAGGTCGTCGTTGCGGAAGACGGGAGTCTGCTGGGCGTCGGCACCGGTCTCGGCCGTGAGGTGGGTGGTGGAGATCAGCGGCCACAGGTACGTGAGCTGGGTCTTCTTCGCCGGGGCGGCGCCTTGCCAGGGCAGGAAGGTCCGGTCGATGCCGAGGACCTGGTCGTAGGGCGAGCTCGCGGTGTGCCCGGACAGGGTGACCCCGAGTGGGTAGACGCCGTCGTCGCTGAGACCGAGGTCCTTGACCGGGACATTGACGGTGAAGGGCCGGCTGGCGCCCGGATCCAGCTTGTCGATCTTCTCGGTGTGGTTGTCGATCTCCTTGCCGTCCGCCCCCGGCAGATACCCGGTGCGCTTCGTCACAGCCTCGATGGAGCTGCGGTCGTTGAGCGCGGAGCCGCGGTGCAGTCCGACGTGGGCGTTGGTGATCGAGCTCTTGCTGTCGTTGGTCAGCGTGCCGGAGACGGTGACGGTGTCGTCCTTGCCGGGGGCGGCCGGCGACATCGCGTTGATCGTGACATTCACCGGGTGCGCGTCGGTCGGCGCCGCCTTGGCCGCGGGGGCGGGCAGGACCTGCAGCGTTCCTACCAGCAGGGGTACCCCGGTGAGCAGCGTCACGGTCCTGCGCAGCCACCGGCCACGCGGCCGTTCAGTCGCCTGGAACCCTGCCGCATCGGCCACGCGCTCGCCCGTCCCTCGTCGTCGTCAGTGGTCGTCGGAATGTGCGTCCACGAATGGTAACGAGGCCCGGCGCGCCGTAGTGCCGGGGACTGCGCCACATGATCACCACACCGGGAGTCTGTGTACCCCTTGTCCCCTTTATCAACGTGACGCCGGGTGCTGCGCGGCCACGTACCCTTTTCTGTTGTGCCGAACGCCAACAATGACTTCCCCACCACGCAGACCGAGCGGACTACGCAGCCGACGGACGCGCTGAACGACGCGCAGCGCCGTGCCGTGAGCGAACTGCTGCGGGTGTCCCCCGTCGCGGACGATCTGGCCCGCCGCTTCCAGGAGGCCGGGTTCACGCTTGCCCTGGTCGGCGGGTCGGTCCGGGATGCGCTGCTCGGCCGGCTCGGCAACGATCTTGACTTCACCACCGACGCCCGGCCGGAGGACGTGCTGAAGATCGTCCGGCCTTGGGCGGACGCGGTCTGGGAGGTCGGTATCGCCTTCGGCACCGTCGGGTGCAAGAAGAGCTCGTTCGACATCGAGATCACGACCTACCGGTCCGAGGCGTACGACCGGACCTCGCGCAAGCCCGAGGTGGCGTACGGCGACTCGATCGAGGCCGATCTGATCCGCCGGGACTTCACGGTCAACGCCATGGCGGTGCTGCTTCCGCAGAAGGAGTTCGTCGACCCGCACGACGGGCTGGAGGACCTGGCGGCCCGGGTGCTGCGGACTCCGGGGACGCCGCAGGAGTCGTTCTCCGACGATCCGCTGCGGATGATGCGGGCGGCCCGCTTCTCCGCTCAGCTGGACTTCGAGGTGGCGCCCGAGGTCGTCGCGGCGATGACGGAGATGGCGGAGCGCATCGAGATCGTCTCCGCGGAGCGGGTCCGTGACGAACTGAACAAGCTCCTTCTGGCGCCGAACCCGCGCAAGGGCCTGCGGCTGCTGGTCGAATCCGGGATCGCCGGCCGGGTACTGCCCGAGCTGCCCGCACTGCGGCTGGAGAGCGATGAGCACCACCGCCACAAGGACGTCTACGAGCACTCGCTGACGGTGCTGGAACAGGCCATCGACCTTGAGGACGACGGGCCTGACCTGGTGCTGCGGCTGGCGGCGCTGCTGCACGACATCGGTAAGCCCAAGACGCGGCGCTTCGAGCAGGACGGTCGGGTCTCCTTCCACCACCACGAGGTGGTCGGGGCGAAGATGACCAAGAAGCGCATGACCGCCCTGAAGTACTCCAACGACCTGATCAAGGACGTGGCGCGTCTGGTGGAGCTGCATCTGCGCTTCCACGGATACGGCACGGGCGAGTGGACGGACTCCGCGGTCCGCCGCTATGTCCGGGACGCGGGTCCGCTGCTGTCGCGTCTGCACAAGCTGACCCGCTCGGACTGCACCACCCGTAACAAGCGCAAGGCGGGGGCCCTGTCGCGCGCCTACGACGGGCTGGAGGAGCGCATCGCGCAGCTTCAGGAGCAGGAGGAGCTGGACGCGATCCGTCCGGACCTGGACGGCAACGCGATCATGGAGATTCTGGGCATCGGCCCTGGCCCGCAGATCGGCAAGGCGTACAAGCACATGCTGGAGCTGCGGCTGGAGCACGGCCCGCTGGAACACGAGACCGCGGTGGCCGCGCTCAAGGAATGGTGGTCCGCTCAGAGCTGAGGGCGCGGAAGCCCATACGGCAGGAGCCCGTGCGTCCGTGAAACCGGCGGTGTTTCACGTGAAACCGGGTTGTGCGCGACGGGGCGGCGTTTCACGTGAAACACGACGGCACATGATCGGCCGTTTCACGTGAAACACCGCCCCTCTCGCTATCCGAGAACCTTGCGCGTGCGCTACTTGGTGGGGGTCAGGCAGAGGACCATGGCCGTGTCGGCCCGCCGGCGGCGGTGCACCGTCTTGACGTAGGCGTCCTGTCCCGCGGAGCACACCGACGGGTCGGAGGAGCCGTTGTGCACCGCGGTGACCTTGTACTGGGCCTCCGCCGTTCCGCAGTCCACCACGGCCAGACCGTCGTCCAGTGCACTGCTGGACTTCTTGACGCAGTCACCGGCCTCGGCGCTGTCCGCGTCGTCCAGGCTGCTGATCCAGGCGGCCGCGATGACCATCAGGCCGATGACGACGCCAGCGCCCCGCAGCACCGCCTTGGGTGATCGGCGCGGACGGGTCGGCTGGGGAGGGACGGGCGGCCCGCCCTGCGGATAGGGCTGCTGCGGTGCCTGCGGAAAGCCGGGATGCGGCTGCTGGCCGTACGGAGGTTGGGGTTGCTGAGGGTAGGCGTATCCGACCTGGGGTGCCGGTCCGCCCTGCTGCTGCCCGAACGGGGATGCTCCGTAAGGGACTTGTGGCGGCGGAGCCTGTGGATAGGGGGCCTGGCCGTACGGCTGCTGCGCGTATGGGTTCTGGCCGTACGGGCTGTGCCCCTGCGGCGTGGTCATGGGAATCCCCCGATGGTGGTGCGTCCGGAAGTGATCTGTCCGAACGTGTGAATGACGCCCCGTAAGGTATCTGCTCCGGCGGGGTGGCATTGCTCGGGCGAGGGCGGCAGTCCGCCGGAGCGTTCAATGAGCTCCACGGTGTGCGAAGCGGGCCAGGGCTGTGGCGACCACGGCGTAGAGCGCGGCGACCGCGATGATCAGTACTGCCGAGCGCCCGTCGGGCGGCAGCATCAGGGCGGCCACCGCGGCGGCGCCGACGAACGCGACGTTGAACAGCACGTCGTAGATGGCGAATACGCGGCCGCGGAAGGCGTCGTCGATCGAGGACTGGACCACCGTGTCCGTGGTGATCTTGGTGCCTTGGGTGCCCAGGCCGAGGACGAACGCGGCCACCAGCATCGGCGCCGGCCGGAAGAACAGTCCGAGTGCGGGGGCCAGGACCGCGCCCGAGGCGGCGCAGCAGGCCATCCAGCCGAAGGCGCCGAGGCGCCCGACCGCCGAGGGCGTGACCACCGCGGCCGCGAAGAACCCGGC
Proteins encoded in this region:
- a CDS encoding CCA tRNA nucleotidyltransferase, with protein sequence MPNANNDFPTTQTERTTQPTDALNDAQRRAVSELLRVSPVADDLARRFQEAGFTLALVGGSVRDALLGRLGNDLDFTTDARPEDVLKIVRPWADAVWEVGIAFGTVGCKKSSFDIEITTYRSEAYDRTSRKPEVAYGDSIEADLIRRDFTVNAMAVLLPQKEFVDPHDGLEDLAARVLRTPGTPQESFSDDPLRMMRAARFSAQLDFEVAPEVVAAMTEMAERIEIVSAERVRDELNKLLLAPNPRKGLRLLVESGIAGRVLPELPALRLESDEHHRHKDVYEHSLTVLEQAIDLEDDGPDLVLRLAALLHDIGKPKTRRFEQDGRVSFHHHEVVGAKMTKKRMTALKYSNDLIKDVARLVELHLRFHGYGTGEWTDSAVRRYVRDAGPLLSRLHKLTRSDCTTRNKRKAGALSRAYDGLEERIAQLQEQEELDAIRPDLDGNAIMEILGIGPGPQIGKAYKHMLELRLEHGPLEHETAVAALKEWWSAQS
- the murJ gene encoding murein biosynthesis integral membrane protein MurJ produces the protein MNAPYDGGRGRGAHGDPSGAVPPTPPLPTDQDSYVQDAHRNDPHQASAPTAQDPATEPGYGRDAPPPSPGQPAHPLYQQPPGPQQWPAAAPAAPQAPAHDLSHGDPDATVQFAGGDALMAQGGDERSERDAFAHLYRDQQQPYQPPRPEPSPASGPTPATAPGPEPVAQQLAEEPEPEPAPVAAAGKQSGGRASGLLKSSAVMAAGTMVSRLTGFVRSALIVAALGGAVLGDSWQVAYQLPTMIFILTIGGGLNSVFVPQLVRAMKEDDDGGEAYANRLLTLVIVVLGALTILAVFAAPLLVKLVSFDISRDPAANEVAVAFTRYCVPTIFFMGLHVVMGQILNARGRFGAMMWTPVLNNIVMIATFGLFIWVYGTAKTSHIGVTTIPDEGIRLLGIGTLLGLVVQALAMIPYLRDADFKLRLRFDWRGHGLGKAAKLAKWTVLFVLANQAGVLVVTQLSTWAGNTADRQGHPGTGFISYASAQLIWNMPQAIITVSVMAALLPRLARSAHDGDTGAVRDDMSQGLRTSAVAIVPISFGFLSLGIPLCTLVYGSSGAGIPMGYMLMAFGVGLIPFSVQYVVLRAFYAYEDTRTPFYNTVIVAGVNAAASALCFLLLPAQWAVVGMAASYGLAYIIGVGVAWRRLSKRMGGDLDTAHVVRTYARLAGASIPATIISGVLVYVLMQALGTGFIGSLAALVGGAAALLAVFYLAARKMRIEEMNALVGMVRSKLGR
- a CDS encoding DUF6049 family protein; the encoded protein is MTLLTGVPLLVGTLQVLPAPAAKAAPTDAHPVNVTINAMSPAAPGKDDTVTVSGTLTNDSKSSITNAHVGLHRGSALNDRSSIEAVTKRTGYLPGADGKEIDNHTEKIDKLDPGASRPFTVNVPVKDLGLSDDGVYPLGVTLSGHTASSPYDQVLGIDRTFLPWQGAAPAKKTQLTYLWPLISTTHLTAETGADAQQTPVFRNDDLAAEIADGGRLQKMVELGKNLPVTFVIDPDLLATVDAMTKPYRVHGPDGPMGKNQAVAKQWLNDLENAVKGHEVVALPFGDPDLASLAHHGKSVPSSLSHLGPATELASKAVDTILGVKPRTDFTWPVNGAIDSSVVDVATSAGAHNVITRSDSLRDNSLPYTPTAARPIGGGNTAIVTDTQLSRAFEGDMSKSGNASLAIQEFLAEAQMIGLENPEQQRSIVVAPQRMPSLSQAQAMAGALRNLESAGWVQPTKLGDAAKAKPDPDANRQIPARSAYPSWLRREELPGDAFQQIEDTQTALADFQVVLAQPERVVTPFGNAIMREMSTSWRGDTKGAAAFRASVRGYLDGLSKKVHLIPKSEATLSGRSATIPVTVQNNLLQGVKGLTLKLTSSQPNRLDVGKSQLIKVDGGHSQSFKFETTANANGLAWVTAQLYTSDGKPYGEPMTFRVNVTEITATVMLVIAGGVLLLVLAGVRIYLQRKRAAAEDPEDEGNDEDNGGSAAEDKDGEDGDTAGGGPEQPSDPAPDTGSEKSGPSGSGEKVDR